One genomic segment of Streptomyces niveus includes these proteins:
- a CDS encoding DUF485 domain-containing protein, protein MEKQEGRGAATVRTDDPWYDAPASGWGELDGTGTPTTPVASAPAPMPATATATVHAGGGAGGAGTAEEHGLGAADIYLEVQRSAAFQEVRRRYRRFVFPAALAFLIWYLAYVVAATTAPGLMARPVAGAVNVAMVAGLGQFLSTFLLTWAYSRHARLHRDRDALDLRWSVFDLTRSRELGTAREYGTVRESGTAARAGERRR, encoded by the coding sequence GTGGAGAAGCAGGAAGGGCGCGGCGCCGCGACAGTGCGGACCGACGATCCCTGGTACGACGCGCCGGCCTCCGGCTGGGGCGAACTGGACGGTACGGGCACGCCGACGACGCCCGTCGCGTCCGCACCCGCACCCATGCCCGCCACGGCCACGGCCACGGTTCACGCCGGGGGCGGAGCCGGTGGGGCCGGCACGGCGGAGGAGCACGGGCTCGGCGCCGCGGACATCTATCTGGAGGTCCAGCGGAGCGCCGCCTTCCAGGAGGTACGCCGCCGCTACCGCCGGTTCGTCTTCCCGGCCGCCCTCGCCTTCCTGATCTGGTACCTGGCGTACGTCGTCGCCGCGACCACGGCGCCGGGTCTGATGGCGCGCCCGGTGGCGGGGGCCGTGAACGTGGCGATGGTCGCGGGGCTCGGACAGTTCCTCAGCACCTTCCTGCTGACCTGGGCGTACTCGCGCCATGCCCGGCTGCACCGGGACCGGGACGCCCTCGACCTGCGCTGGAGCGTCTTCGACCTGACGAGGTCGCGGGAGCTCGGGACGGCGCGCGAGTACGGGACGGTGCGGGAGTCCGGGACGGCGGCGCGGGCAGGGGAGCGGCGGCGATGA
- a CDS encoding response regulator transcription factor, whose product MTARVIVADDQAVVREGIVMLLGLLPGIEVVGAAKDGEEAVALVGELAPDVVLMDLRMPRCDGVEATRRIRERYPATQVVVLTTYADDDSLFPALRAGARGYLTKDAGGDEIVRAVRDVMAGDAGLAPTVQRRLLERVSAVAAPVPARESPPDGLTAREAEVLSLVAEGFSNKEIAGRLHIGAATVKTHINNIFAKAGVRDRAQAVRYAYQHGLIRPPGTNIT is encoded by the coding sequence ATGACGGCCCGGGTGATCGTGGCCGACGACCAGGCGGTGGTGCGCGAGGGCATCGTCATGCTGCTCGGGCTGCTGCCCGGTATCGAGGTCGTAGGCGCCGCGAAGGACGGCGAGGAGGCGGTGGCCCTCGTCGGTGAACTCGCCCCCGATGTCGTGCTGATGGACCTCCGTATGCCGCGCTGCGACGGGGTCGAGGCGACCCGCCGGATCCGCGAGCGCTATCCGGCGACCCAGGTCGTGGTCCTCACCACCTACGCGGACGACGACTCGCTGTTCCCCGCCCTGCGGGCGGGCGCGCGCGGCTATCTGACCAAGGACGCGGGCGGCGACGAGATCGTCCGGGCCGTCCGGGACGTCATGGCCGGGGACGCCGGGCTCGCCCCCACGGTGCAGCGGCGGCTGCTGGAGCGGGTCAGCGCGGTCGCCGCCCCCGTACCGGCGCGCGAGTCGCCGCCGGACGGGCTCACCGCGCGGGAGGCCGAGGTGCTGTCCCTGGTCGCCGAGGGGTTCTCCAACAAGGAGATCGCCGGGCGGCTGCACATCGGGGCGGCCACGGTGAAGACCCACATCAACAACATCTTCGCCAAGGCCGGGGTGCGCGACCGGGCGCAGGCGGTGCGCTACGCCTATCAGCACGGACTCATCCGGCCACCCGGCACAAACATCACCTGA
- a CDS encoding sensor histidine kinase, producing MPIGAVTVWPSKEALTRVGVPRVRTALDCLLVGALVGWLFATAYSADVFHGWRAVLPVLGMLCFGTAVVFMHRWTVRRRLLPSLGLFLVIALLGAGASAAGAEGTAALLWILGGALAVERLPLAAGLGVWAVLSAALAVANTEALIEVAITMGAVLLGGWTLRLDAQARGAGFRLLAQERAARAAEAESAALAERARIAREIHDVLAHSLSAQLVHLEAARLQIEGGYDREQVLRRVVEARGMARQGLAETRQALSALRGQLVPVEEYLRELAVDGVRTEVVGEPRLLPAEASQAVRRVAQEALTNARKHAPGAGVTMRLEYARDAVTLEVRDEGASAPGTELAASGSGYGLLGMRERAELLGGTLEAGPAACLESGVGGAPYGSGPPDRSEGKGFTVRLRVPV from the coding sequence ATGCCGATCGGCGCGGTGACCGTGTGGCCGAGCAAGGAGGCGCTGACCCGGGTGGGGGTGCCGCGCGTCAGGACGGCGCTGGACTGCCTGCTGGTCGGCGCCCTCGTCGGCTGGCTGTTCGCGACCGCGTACTCCGCGGATGTCTTCCACGGGTGGCGGGCGGTGCTGCCCGTGCTGGGCATGCTCTGCTTCGGGACGGCCGTGGTGTTCATGCACCGGTGGACCGTCCGGAGACGGCTGCTTCCCTCGCTGGGACTGTTCCTCGTGATCGCGCTCCTGGGAGCCGGCGCGAGCGCGGCGGGGGCCGAGGGCACGGCCGCGCTGCTCTGGATCCTGGGTGGCGCCCTCGCGGTGGAGAGGCTGCCGCTCGCAGCGGGCCTGGGCGTCTGGGCGGTGCTGTCCGCGGCCCTCGCGGTGGCGAACACCGAGGCGCTCATAGAGGTGGCGATCACGATGGGCGCCGTTCTGCTCGGCGGCTGGACGCTGCGGCTCGACGCCCAGGCGCGCGGGGCCGGGTTCCGGCTGCTGGCGCAGGAGCGCGCCGCGCGGGCGGCCGAGGCCGAGTCGGCCGCGCTGGCCGAGCGGGCCAGGATCGCCCGCGAGATCCATGACGTGCTGGCCCACAGCCTCTCCGCGCAGCTCGTGCATCTTGAGGCGGCGCGCCTCCAGATCGAGGGCGGATACGACCGCGAGCAGGTGCTGCGACGTGTGGTGGAGGCGCGGGGCATGGCCCGGCAGGGACTGGCGGAGACACGCCAGGCGCTCTCCGCCCTCCGTGGCCAGCTGGTGCCCGTCGAGGAGTACCTGCGGGAGCTGGCGGTCGACGGGGTACGGACCGAGGTCGTGGGGGAGCCGCGGCTGCTGCCCGCCGAGGCCTCGCAGGCCGTGCGGCGCGTCGCTCAGGAGGCGCTGACGAACGCGCGCAAGCACGCCCCGGGGGCGGGTGTGACGATGCGGCTGGAGTACGCGCGGGACGCGGTGACCCTGGAGGTACGGGACGAGGGCGCGTCCGCGCCGGGCACCGAACTCGCGGCCTCCGGCTCCGGGTACGGTCTCCTGGGGATGCGGGAGCGCGCCGAACTGCTGGGCGGCACACTGGAGGCCGGACCCGCGGCCTGCCTTGAAAGCGGCGTCGGCGGAGCCCCGTACGGCTCCGGACCGCCGGACCGGTCCGAGGGGAAGGGCTTCACCGTGCGTCTGCGAGTGCCCGTATGA
- a CDS encoding DNA gyrase/topoisomerase IV subunit B produces the protein MTADTSVPSSALLTADRDGSNYTARHLLVLEGLEAVRKRPGMYIGSTDSRGLMHCLWEIIDNSVDEALGGYCDRIDVILHEDGSVEVKDNGRGIPVDIEPKTGLSGVEVVMTKLHAGGKFGGGAYAASGGLHGVGASVVNALSARLDIEVDLNSATHMISFRRGVPGIFTESGPDAPFDPANGLLKGKRVPKARTGTRTRFWADRQIFLKDARLSLETLHQRARQTAFLVPGLTIVVRDERAAGESEGNGTIEETFRYDGGISEYCEYLAQDKAVCDVLRLTGQGVFKETVPVLDDRGHMTPTEVTRELGVDIALRWGTGYDTTMRSYVNIIATPKGGTHMTGFERAVTKTVNEALRSSKLLRVAEDDVVKDDALEGLTAVVTVRLAEPQFEGQTKEVLGTSAANRIVAGVVSKELKEFLTSTKRDAKAQARAVLEKAVAAARTRIAARQHKDAQRRKTALETSSLPAKLADCRSDDVERSELFIVEGDSALGTAKLARNSEFQALLPIRGKILNVQKSSVSDMLKNAECGAIIQVIGAGSGRTFDIDAARYGKIVLLVDADVDGAHIRCLLLTLFQRYMRPMVEAGRVFAAVPPLHRVELVQPKKGQDKYVYTYSDNELRQTLLEFQRKNVRYKDSIQRYKGLGEMDADQLAETTMDPRHRTLRRINIGDLESSEQVFDLLMGNEVAPRKEFITSSAATLDRARIDV, from the coding sequence GTGACCGCCGATACGTCCGTGCCGTCCAGTGCGCTGCTGACAGCAGACCGTGACGGTTCCAACTACACCGCGCGGCACCTGCTCGTCCTTGAGGGGCTCGAAGCGGTCCGGAAGCGACCCGGCATGTACATCGGGTCGACCGACAGCCGCGGTCTGATGCACTGCCTCTGGGAAATCATCGACAACTCCGTCGACGAGGCCCTGGGTGGCTACTGCGACCGGATCGACGTCATTCTCCACGAGGACGGCTCGGTCGAGGTCAAGGACAACGGCCGGGGCATCCCCGTCGACATCGAGCCCAAGACCGGCCTCTCCGGCGTCGAGGTCGTGATGACGAAGCTGCACGCGGGCGGAAAGTTCGGCGGCGGCGCGTACGCGGCCTCCGGCGGCCTGCACGGCGTGGGCGCCTCCGTGGTGAACGCGCTCTCCGCCCGGCTGGACATCGAGGTCGACCTCAACAGCGCCACGCACATGATCAGCTTCCGCCGCGGTGTCCCCGGCATCTTCACGGAATCGGGCCCCGACGCCCCCTTCGACCCGGCGAACGGCCTGCTCAAGGGCAAGCGGGTGCCCAAGGCGCGCACCGGCACCCGCACCCGGTTCTGGGCCGACCGGCAGATCTTCCTCAAGGACGCCAGGCTGTCGCTGGAGACGCTGCACCAGCGGGCCCGCCAGACCGCCTTCCTCGTCCCCGGCCTGACCATCGTCGTACGCGACGAGCGGGCGGCCGGCGAGAGCGAGGGCAACGGCACGATCGAGGAGACGTTCCGCTACGACGGCGGGATCAGTGAGTACTGCGAGTACCTGGCGCAGGACAAGGCCGTCTGCGACGTGCTGCGGCTGACCGGGCAGGGCGTCTTCAAGGAGACCGTGCCCGTCCTGGACGACCGCGGGCACATGACCCCCACCGAGGTCACCCGTGAGCTGGGCGTCGACATCGCCCTGCGCTGGGGCACCGGGTACGACACCACGATGCGCTCCTACGTCAACATCATCGCCACCCCCAAGGGCGGCACGCACATGACGGGCTTCGAGCGGGCGGTGACCAAGACGGTCAACGAGGCGCTGCGCTCGTCGAAGCTGCTGCGCGTCGCCGAGGACGACGTCGTCAAGGACGACGCCCTGGAAGGGCTCACGGCCGTGGTGACGGTGCGGCTGGCCGAACCGCAGTTCGAGGGACAGACCAAGGAGGTCCTGGGGACGTCGGCGGCCAACCGGATCGTCGCGGGCGTCGTGTCCAAGGAGCTCAAGGAGTTCCTGACGTCGACCAAGCGCGACGCGAAGGCGCAGGCCCGCGCCGTGCTGGAGAAGGCCGTCGCCGCCGCCCGTACGCGTATCGCCGCCCGTCAGCACAAGGACGCCCAGCGCAGGAAGACAGCGCTGGAGACCTCCTCGCTGCCGGCCAAGCTCGCCGACTGCCGCAGTGACGACGTCGAGCGCAGCGAGCTGTTCATCGTCGAGGGCGACTCGGCGCTCGGTACGGCGAAGCTCGCCCGGAACAGCGAGTTCCAGGCGCTGCTGCCGATCCGGGGCAAGATCCTCAACGTCCAGAAGTCGTCCGTCTCCGACATGCTGAAGAACGCCGAGTGCGGCGCGATCATCCAGGTCATAGGAGCGGGGTCGGGCCGGACGTTCGACATCGACGCCGCCCGCTACGGCAAGATCGTGCTGCTCGTCGACGCCGATGTCGACGGCGCCCACATCCGCTGTCTGCTGCTGACCCTCTTCCAGCGCTACATGCGTCCGATGGTGGAGGCGGGCCGGGTCTTCGCGGCCGTTCCGCCGCTGCACCGGGTGGAGCTGGTGCAGCCGAAGAAGGGCCAGGACAAGTACGTGTACACGTACTCGGACAACGAGCTGCGGCAGACGCTCCTGGAGTTCCAGCGCAAGAACGTGCGCTACAAGGACTCCATCCAGCGCTACAAGGGCCTCGGCGAGATGGACGCCGACCAGCTGGCGGAGACCACGATGGACCCGCGGCACCGCACGCTGCGACGGATCAACATCGGGGACCTCGAATCGTCCGAACAGGTCTTCGACCTGCTCATGGGTAACGAGGTCGCGCCGCGCAAGGAGTTCATCACCAGCTCGGCCGCGACGCTGGACCGCGCCAGGATCGACGTCTGA
- a CDS encoding DUF7455 domain-containing protein, with the protein MTTVLTPASPLTAADRCDRCGAQAYLRVVLTSGGELLFCAHHGRKFEPELKKIAAEIQDETDRLTAVQAAAGEEEH; encoded by the coding sequence GTGACTACTGTTCTGACCCCCGCGAGCCCGCTGACGGCCGCTGACCGCTGCGACCGCTGCGGCGCCCAGGCATATCTGCGCGTCGTCCTGACCAGCGGTGGTGAACTGCTCTTCTGCGCCCACCACGGTCGCAAGTTCGAGCCGGAACTCAAGAAGATCGCCGCGGAAATACAGGATGAGACCGACCGACTGACGGCCGTGCAGGCCGCCGCCGGTGAAGAGGAACACTGA
- a CDS encoding S1 family peptidase has product MRRPIARLLTGGLATIAAGAVLPLASPVPAAADRVVVGGEPAPAAETPWVVALSSRERFGDTRAGQFCGGVVVAPTKVLTAAHCMGRDVLGVKPEDVTDLRVIAGRERLTGKGGREVRVGSVRIDPAYDPGTHASDLAVLTLARELPARYAIRPAEPGGKASAPGAAAKVYGWGDTTGEGKYASALRSAPVTVLADSECVRAYPGGSGGRYDASTMLCAGDPEGGRDACQGDSGGPLVARGRLIGLVSWGSGCGRAGSPGVYTRINSAVDQVAGATGERRTR; this is encoded by the coding sequence ATGCGTCGCCCTATTGCCCGATTGCTCACGGGAGGACTGGCCACGATCGCCGCGGGGGCGGTGCTGCCGCTCGCGTCCCCCGTGCCGGCCGCCGCGGACCGGGTGGTGGTGGGCGGTGAGCCGGCGCCGGCCGCCGAGACCCCCTGGGTCGTGGCTCTGTCCAGTCGTGAACGCTTCGGGGACACCCGCGCGGGTCAGTTCTGCGGCGGCGTGGTCGTGGCGCCGACGAAGGTGCTCACGGCCGCGCACTGCATGGGCAGGGACGTGCTCGGCGTGAAACCCGAGGACGTGACGGATCTGCGGGTCATCGCGGGCCGGGAGCGGCTGACCGGCAAGGGCGGCAGGGAGGTCCGGGTGGGTTCCGTACGGATCGACCCGGCGTACGACCCCGGGACCCACGCCTCGGACCTGGCGGTACTCACTCTGGCGCGTGAGCTGCCCGCGAGGTACGCCATCCGGCCGGCCGAACCGGGCGGGAAGGCCTCGGCTCCGGGCGCCGCGGCGAAGGTCTACGGCTGGGGCGACACCACCGGTGAGGGCAAATACGCCTCCGCGCTCCGCTCCGCCCCTGTGACGGTCCTGGCGGACTCGGAGTGCGTGCGGGCCTACCCCGGGGGCTCAGGGGGCCGCTACGACGCCTCCACGATGCTCTGCGCCGGCGATCCCGAGGGCGGGCGCGACGCCTGCCAGGGTGACAGCGGCGGGCCGCTCGTGGCCCGCGGGCGGCTCATCGGGCTGGTCTCGTGGGGGAGCGGCTGCGGGCGGGCCGGGAGTCCGGGGGTCTATACGCGGATCAACTCGGCGGTCGACCAGGTCGCCGGGGCGACCGGGGAGCGCCGTACGCGCTGA
- a CDS encoding RNA polymerase sigma factor, with protein MSASTSRTLPPEIAESESVMALIERGKADGQIAGDDVRRAFEADQIPPTQWKNVLRSLNQILEEEGVTLMVSAAESPKRARKSVAAKSPAKRTATKTVAAKTVHTKTVAATAAPAAETVETPGDETAAPAKKAAAKKTVAKKAAAKKTAVKKVAAKKTAGKKDADEAADGEETPEEVQAGKGEEEETEGENKGFVLSDDDEDDAPAQQVAVAGATADPVKDYLKQIGKVPLLNAEQEVELAKRIEAGLFAEDKLANADKLAPKLKRELEIIAEDGRRAKNHLLEANLRLVVSLAKRYTGRGMLFLDLIQEGNLGLIRAVEKFDYTKGYKFSTYATWWIRQAITRAMADQARTIRIPVHMVEVINKLARVQRQMLQDLGREPTPEELAKELDMTPEKVIEVQKYGREPISLHTPLGEDGDSEFGDLIEDSEAVVPADAVSFTLLQEQLHSVLDTLSEREAGVVSMRFGLTDGQPKTLDEIGKVYGVTRERIRQIESKTMSKLRHPSRSQVLRDYLD; from the coding sequence GTGTCGGCCAGCACATCCCGTACGCTCCCGCCGGAGATCGCCGAGTCCGAGTCTGTGATGGCGCTCATCGAGCGGGGAAAGGCTGATGGGCAGATCGCCGGCGACGACGTGCGTCGGGCCTTCGAGGCTGACCAGATTCCGCCAACCCAGTGGAAGAATGTTCTGCGCAGCCTCAACCAGATCCTCGAGGAAGAGGGTGTGACGCTGATGGTCAGTGCCGCGGAGTCGCCGAAGCGCGCCCGCAAGAGCGTCGCTGCGAAGAGCCCGGCGAAGCGCACCGCCACCAAGACAGTCGCCGCCAAGACCGTTCATACGAAGACAGTCGCGGCCACCGCCGCCCCGGCGGCCGAGACCGTCGAGACGCCCGGCGACGAGACAGCCGCGCCCGCCAAGAAGGCCGCGGCGAAGAAGACCGTGGCCAAGAAGGCGGCGGCCAAGAAGACCGCCGTCAAGAAGGTCGCTGCGAAGAAGACCGCCGGTAAGAAGGACGCCGACGAGGCCGCCGACGGCGAGGAGACGCCCGAGGAGGTCCAGGCCGGCAAGGGCGAGGAGGAGGAGACCGAGGGCGAGAACAAGGGCTTCGTCCTCTCCGACGACGACGAGGACGACGCGCCGGCCCAGCAGGTCGCCGTCGCGGGCGCCACCGCCGACCCGGTCAAGGACTACCTCAAGCAGATCGGCAAGGTCCCGCTCCTCAACGCCGAGCAGGAGGTCGAGCTCGCCAAGCGCATCGAGGCGGGTCTCTTCGCCGAGGACAAGCTGGCGAACGCGGACAAGCTCGCCCCCAAGCTCAAGCGCGAGCTGGAGATCATCGCCGAGGACGGGCGCCGCGCCAAGAACCACCTGCTGGAGGCCAACCTCCGTCTGGTGGTCTCGCTGGCCAAGCGCTACACCGGCCGCGGCATGCTCTTCCTGGACCTGATCCAGGAGGGCAACCTGGGTCTGATCCGCGCGGTCGAGAAGTTCGACTACACCAAGGGCTACAAGTTCTCCACGTACGCCACCTGGTGGATCCGTCAGGCGATCACCCGCGCCATGGCCGACCAGGCCCGCACCATCCGTATCCCGGTGCACATGGTCGAGGTCATCAACAAGCTCGCGCGTGTGCAGCGCCAGATGCTCCAGGACCTGGGCCGTGAGCCCACCCCGGAGGAGCTGGCCAAGGAGCTCGACATGACCCCCGAGAAGGTCATCGAGGTCCAGAAGTACGGTCGCGAGCCGATTTCGCTGCACACTCCGCTGGGCGAGGACGGGGACAGCGAGTTCGGTGACCTCATCGAGGACTCCGAGGCCGTCGTCCCGGCGGACGCGGTCAGCTTCACGCTTCTCCAGGAGCAGCTGCACTCGGTGCTCGACACGCTCTCCGAGCGTGAGGCCGGTGTGGTCTCCATGCGCTTCGGTCTCACCGACGGCCAGCCCAAGACGCTGGACGAGATCGGCAAGGTCTACGGCGTGACGCGTGAGCGCATTCGTCAGATCGAGTCCAAGACGATGTCGAAGCTCCGCCACCCGTCGCGTTCGCAGGTTCTGCGCGACTACCTGGACTAG
- a CDS encoding FadR/GntR family transcriptional regulator, with translation MSTLAHTMMTAARAVDSGLPAPGGIDRYPYAEAPGADRIPAPSWDGADNELGRVGRRSAGSRGRGLHGQLVQQLGQMIVSGDLGADRPLVPEEIGQRFEVSRTVVRESLRVLEAKGLVSARPNVGTRVRPVSDWNLLDADIIEWRAFGPQRDDQRRELSELRWTIEPLAARLAAGHGREDVQQRLADMVEIMGHAIAQGDAITFSRADAEFHSLLIQLAGNRMLEHLSGIVSAALQVSGGPVTGCDRPTDASLAHHARIVEALAAGDGQAAESAMRQLLMVHPEVERVVPAPREH, from the coding sequence GTGAGTACCCTTGCGCACACCATGATGACCGCCGCCCGCGCCGTCGACTCAGGCCTCCCGGCCCCGGGCGGAATCGACCGCTACCCCTACGCGGAGGCGCCCGGCGCCGACCGCATCCCCGCCCCCTCCTGGGACGGCGCGGACAACGAGCTGGGCCGGGTCGGCCGGCGCTCGGCGGGCAGCCGGGGCCGTGGACTGCACGGCCAACTCGTCCAGCAGCTCGGCCAGATGATCGTCTCCGGCGACCTGGGCGCCGACCGGCCGCTCGTACCGGAGGAGATCGGACAGCGCTTCGAGGTCTCCCGCACGGTGGTCCGCGAGTCGCTGCGCGTCCTGGAGGCCAAGGGCCTCGTCAGCGCCCGTCCCAATGTCGGTACGCGGGTCCGGCCGGTCAGCGACTGGAATCTGCTGGACGCCGACATCATCGAATGGCGGGCGTTCGGCCCGCAGCGTGACGACCAGCGCCGCGAGCTGAGCGAGCTGCGCTGGACGATCGAGCCCCTCGCCGCGCGTCTCGCCGCCGGCCACGGACGTGAGGACGTCCAGCAGCGGCTGGCCGACATGGTCGAGATCATGGGGCACGCGATCGCCCAGGGTGACGCGATCACGTTCTCGCGCGCGGACGCCGAATTCCACTCCCTGCTGATCCAGCTCGCGGGCAACCGGATGCTGGAGCATCTTTCGGGGATCGTCTCCGCCGCCCTCCAGGTCTCCGGCGGCCCCGTCACCGGCTGTGACCGTCCCACCGACGCGTCGCTGGCCCACCACGCGCGGATCGTCGAGGCCCTGGCGGCCGGCGACGGTCAGGCGGCCGAATCGGCCATGCGGCAGCTTCTGATGGTCCACCCGGAAGTGGAGCGCGTCGTTCCGGCGCCTCGCGAGCACTGA
- a CDS encoding ATP-binding cassette domain-containing protein, which yields MLQAIGLTSSPHRDLPPAVDDLTFEAPAGAVTALLGAEGAGKTTALRLMLELESGRGITYFRGRPLHRIAHPAREVGVLLGDVPGHPARSTKGQLRMLCAAAGVPASRADDLLDLVGIGALRDEPLGTLSLGMDRRLGLAAALLGDPHTLVLDEPAAGLPPRESSWLHGLLRAHAAHGGTVLFTTSDPKEAARTADRVVTVDEGRLVADQDVADFARTRLRPRVVVRTPHAARLADAVNREARADRRSVEVVTDGGGRLTVFGSDCAELGETAFRHGILVHQLADEDGDTGPPPPADPTAPSAARQASSRPDTDLLPPPLPARPVRSPLRPFRYELRRFLGVRTAWLVAAAVLVASVALSLPLARTGNTPLPGLLAAWPGFLPLPPAALGAGLLGAFAFGDEYRYPALAAGRGTVPRRLGLLLAKLTVTAAAALLLAALTVVADAQAMRLVYGGGTDVVPPDWPALVVSWAGLTVGCAWAGLLGAGIFRVTGAGVAAVLAVPVVVVPLVQKGLAVPSARSIVGLPSRLRELAWPHWPEAVDRWLVATGRVLAQPVGTALALSLSALLCAYVFTSLRRRARW from the coding sequence ATGCTCCAGGCCATCGGACTCACCAGCAGCCCCCACCGCGACCTCCCGCCCGCCGTGGACGATCTGACCTTCGAGGCCCCCGCCGGCGCCGTCACGGCGCTGCTCGGCGCCGAGGGCGCGGGCAAGACCACCGCCCTGCGACTGATGCTCGAACTCGAATCCGGCCGGGGAATCACCTACTTCCGAGGCCGCCCGCTCCACCGCATCGCCCACCCGGCCCGCGAGGTCGGTGTCCTGCTCGGCGACGTGCCCGGACACCCCGCGCGCAGCACGAAGGGGCAACTGCGCATGCTCTGCGCCGCAGCGGGCGTTCCCGCCTCGCGCGCCGACGACCTGCTCGACCTGGTCGGTATCGGCGCCCTGCGCGACGAACCGCTCGGCACGCTCTCCCTCGGCATGGACCGCCGACTCGGCCTCGCCGCCGCCCTGTTGGGCGACCCGCACACCCTTGTCCTCGACGAACCCGCCGCCGGTCTCCCGCCCCGCGAGAGCAGCTGGCTGCACGGACTGCTGCGGGCGCACGCGGCCCACGGCGGCACCGTTCTCTTCACCACCAGCGATCCCAAGGAGGCGGCCCGCACCGCCGATCGCGTCGTCACCGTCGACGAAGGCCGTCTCGTCGCCGACCAGGACGTCGCGGACTTCGCCCGGACCCGGCTGCGCCCGCGCGTCGTCGTGCGCACCCCGCACGCGGCCCGCCTCGCCGACGCGGTCAACCGCGAGGCGCGCGCGGACCGCCGCTCCGTCGAGGTCGTCACCGACGGCGGAGGCCGGCTCACCGTCTTCGGCAGCGACTGTGCCGAGTTGGGCGAGACGGCCTTCCGGCACGGCATCCTCGTCCACCAACTCGCGGACGAGGACGGAGACACCGGCCCACCGCCCCCCGCGGACCCGACGGCGCCCTCAGCGGCACGACAGGCATCCTCACGGCCCGACACCGACCTCCTGCCGCCCCCGCTGCCCGCGCGGCCCGTGCGCAGCCCCCTGCGCCCGTTCCGGTACGAACTGCGCCGCTTCCTCGGCGTACGGACCGCGTGGCTCGTCGCCGCCGCCGTCCTGGTGGCCTCCGTGGCCCTGAGCCTGCCGCTCGCCCGTACCGGCAACACCCCGCTGCCCGGCCTCCTCGCGGCCTGGCCCGGATTTCTCCCGCTGCCGCCCGCCGCCCTGGGCGCCGGCCTGCTCGGGGCGTTCGCCTTCGGCGACGAGTACCGCTATCCCGCGCTCGCCGCCGGACGCGGCACCGTTCCGCGCCGTCTGGGCCTGCTGCTGGCCAAACTCACCGTCACCGCCGCGGCGGCCCTGCTGCTCGCGGCTCTCACCGTCGTCGCCGACGCGCAGGCCATGAGACTGGTGTACGGCGGCGGAACGGACGTGGTGCCCCCGGACTGGCCCGCGCTCGTGGTGAGTTGGGCCGGACTGACCGTCGGCTGCGCCTGGGCGGGTCTGCTCGGGGCCGGCATCTTCCGCGTCACGGGCGCGGGTGTCGCCGCCGTGCTCGCCGTACCGGTCGTCGTCGTCCCCCTCGTGCAGAAGGGGCTTGCCGTTCCGTCGGCGCGTTCGATCGTCGGACTCCCGAGCAGATTGCGTGAACTGGCCTGGCCGCACTGGCCGGAGGCGGTCGACCGCTGGCTGGTGGCGACCGGCCGGGTCCTCGCCCAGCCCGTCGGGACGGCGCTGGCGCTGTCGTTGTCCGCCCTGCTCTGCGCGTATGTGTTCACCAGCCTTCGCCGCAGGGCCCGTTGGTGA
- a CDS encoding NUDIX hydrolase has protein sequence MSPYDPSAYPAFAVTVDLVVLTVRRHALCALVVRRGEAPFQGRWALPGGFVKGDEDLGAAAARELAEETGLCAHDPASPAPANGAHLEQLATYGDPARDPRMRVVSVAHLALAPDLPAPRAGGDANSARWSPVDALLGHESGSGRDGEQPAPLAFDHARILGDGVERARSKIEYSSLATAFCPAEFTVGELRRVYEAVWGVALDPRNFHRKVTGTPGFLVPSGGTTTRQGGRPAQLFRAGGATVLNPPMLRPEV, from the coding sequence ATGTCGCCCTACGACCCGTCGGCTTACCCCGCGTTCGCAGTCACCGTCGACCTGGTCGTGCTCACCGTGCGCCGCCACGCCCTGTGCGCGCTGGTCGTACGGCGGGGTGAGGCGCCCTTCCAGGGGCGCTGGGCGCTGCCCGGTGGCTTCGTCAAGGGCGATGAGGATCTCGGCGCGGCGGCGGCCCGCGAACTGGCCGAGGAGACGGGGCTGTGCGCGCACGACCCGGCGTCGCCCGCTCCCGCCAACGGCGCCCATCTCGAACAGCTCGCCACCTACGGCGATCCGGCGCGCGACCCCCGGATGAGGGTCGTCAGCGTGGCCCATCTCGCGCTCGCGCCCGACCTTCCCGCGCCCCGCGCGGGCGGTGACGCCAACAGTGCCCGCTGGTCCCCCGTGGACGCGCTGCTCGGCCACGAGAGCGGGTCGGGCCGGGACGGCGAGCAGCCCGCGCCGCTCGCCTTCGACCACGCGCGGATTCTCGGCGACGGGGTGGAGCGCGCACGTTCCAAGATCGAGTACTCCTCCCTGGCCACCGCCTTCTGCCCGGCGGAGTTCACGGTCGGTGAGCTGCGCAGGGTGTACGAGGCGGTGTGGGGCGTCGCGCTCGACCCCCGCAACTTCCACCGCAAGGTGACCGGCACCCCCGGCTTCCTGGTGCCGTCCGGCGGCACCACCACACGGCAGGGCGGCCGGCCCGCGCAGTTGTTCCGGGCCGGCGGCGCCACCGTGCTCAACCCGCCGATGCTGCGCCCCGAGGTCTGA